One region of Opitutaceae bacterium genomic DNA includes:
- a CDS encoding transposase, whose protein sequence is MAWNEETLMEQKHRFVSLAATGRFTFTELCADFHVSRKTGHKWWKRYRREGTAGLRERSRRPQGCSHQTAGQIQGLIVRLRRRHRTWGPKKLRKLLRRDHGIRRPPACSTIAAILRRHGLSQRPRRKPGLYTVPRRALTTPTHPNHVWTVDFKGWFTLGNGQRCDPLTVCDLFSRYYLACRAQPNQQFAGTLRTFRKIMRLHGLPEIIRVDNGTPFASLALGRLSALSVWWINQGIVVEFIQPASPQQNGSHERAHRDLKAEATQPPSPTWSAQQRRFDRWQHLRNHVRPHEALGMLCPAQIYRRSPRRLRENDTAVRYPKDWLVRRVSATGKLWHDGHDYALGEIFAHCRVALRKDSTGRTELHFANVHLGYLVFDPAARFRPAAYIALPDQKPLAKSHTKTKQKV, encoded by the coding sequence ATGGCCTGGAACGAAGAAACCCTCATGGAACAGAAGCATCGGTTTGTCAGTCTCGCGGCCACGGGCCGCTTCACGTTTACCGAATTGTGCGCGGACTTTCACGTCAGTCGGAAGACCGGCCACAAGTGGTGGAAGCGTTACCGTCGGGAAGGCACCGCGGGATTGCGCGAGCGCAGCCGCCGTCCGCAAGGATGCTCGCACCAGACCGCTGGGCAGATCCAGGGGCTGATCGTGCGGTTGCGCCGCAGGCACCGGACGTGGGGGCCGAAGAAGCTGCGCAAACTGTTGCGCCGCGACCACGGCATCCGGCGGCCGCCGGCATGCAGCACCATAGCAGCGATCCTGCGGCGTCACGGCTTGAGTCAGCGTCCGCGACGCAAGCCGGGCCTCTACACGGTGCCGCGCCGTGCACTGACGACACCGACGCATCCGAACCATGTCTGGACGGTGGACTTCAAAGGCTGGTTCACTCTGGGCAACGGGCAGCGCTGCGATCCCCTGACGGTGTGTGATCTGTTCAGCCGCTACTATCTGGCCTGCCGAGCCCAACCCAATCAGCAGTTTGCCGGAACACTGCGGACCTTCCGCAAGATCATGCGCTTGCATGGGTTGCCCGAGATCATCCGGGTGGACAACGGCACGCCCTTCGCCTCTCTTGCCTTGGGCCGGCTCTCCGCCCTGAGCGTGTGGTGGATCAACCAGGGCATCGTCGTCGAGTTCATCCAACCGGCTTCACCGCAACAAAACGGTTCTCACGAACGCGCTCACCGCGATCTGAAGGCCGAGGCCACGCAACCGCCGTCCCCAACCTGGTCCGCCCAGCAGCGGCGATTTGATCGCTGGCAGCACCTGCGAAACCATGTCCGGCCACATGAAGCGCTGGGCATGCTCTGCCCGGCTCAAATCTACCGTCGCAGTCCCCGCCGCCTGCGCGAGAACGACACCGCGGTGCGCTACCCGAAGGACTGGCTGGTGCGGCGCGTTTCCGCAACAGGCAAGCTGTGGCATGACGGACACGACTACGCTCTTGGTGAAATCTTCGCTCATTGCCGGGTGGCGTTGCGCAAGGATTCCACCGGCCGCACCGAGCTGCACTTTGCCAACGTACATCTCGGCTACCTCGTCTTTGATCCGGCAGCGCGATTCCGGCCTGCGGCCTACATCGCGCTGCCGGATCAAAAACCTCTCGCCAAATCACACACAAAAACTAAACAAAAAGTGTAA
- a CDS encoding ParB/RepB/Spo0J family partition protein: MAPSKSRLGRGLGGLIASAAPKSAETKTQPGHSASVGEGASPAASTASLVPGFQEINVTLIEPSPYQFRREIAPAQLQELAESIRNEGLLQPIVVRKKGEKYQLIAGERRWRAFQLLKIKTIPARLVDASNASSAALGLIENLQREGLNPVEEAYGYASLIRDFDLTQEAASERVGKGRATVANSLRLLSLDGELQGYLAKGLISVGHAKVLLGIEDAAQRAVLARRVIEEGMSVRATEQWVQGRKTAATTPAHVNKGRSVAPLEADAIAAIEKKLITRLGARVSLRHSPKKGRIVINYAGNDDLHRILEKLGIEA, encoded by the coding sequence ATGGCTCCATCAAAATCTCGTCTGGGTCGCGGCCTGGGAGGACTTATCGCCTCCGCGGCTCCAAAATCCGCGGAAACGAAAACTCAGCCTGGCCACTCGGCAAGTGTGGGCGAGGGCGCTTCCCCGGCGGCATCGACTGCATCCTTGGTGCCTGGATTTCAGGAAATCAATGTCACCCTCATTGAGCCGAGTCCGTATCAGTTCCGACGGGAGATTGCGCCCGCGCAGTTGCAGGAACTCGCCGAGAGCATCCGCAATGAGGGACTGCTTCAACCGATCGTGGTCAGAAAGAAGGGCGAGAAGTACCAGTTGATAGCCGGTGAGCGGCGCTGGCGCGCCTTTCAACTGCTCAAGATCAAGACGATCCCCGCGCGCCTGGTCGACGCCAGCAACGCATCCTCGGCGGCGCTCGGGCTCATCGAGAATCTTCAGCGTGAGGGCCTGAATCCGGTTGAAGAGGCCTATGGGTACGCGAGCCTGATCCGGGATTTTGACCTTACACAGGAGGCCGCTTCTGAACGAGTGGGGAAGGGACGAGCGACGGTCGCCAACTCACTCCGACTGCTTTCGCTCGATGGAGAGCTGCAGGGCTATCTGGCCAAAGGACTGATTTCAGTCGGTCATGCGAAGGTGCTCCTCGGAATTGAAGATGCAGCGCAGCGAGCCGTCCTTGCGCGCCGCGTCATTGAGGAAGGCATGAGTGTGCGAGCCACCGAGCAATGGGTGCAGGGAAGGAAGACCGCTGCGACGACGCCTGCGCACGTGAACAAGGGACGTTCAGTCGCTCCGCTGGAGGCGGATGCGATTGCGGCGATTGAAAAGAAGCTGATCACGAGACTCGGCGCACGTGTTTCCCTGCGTCATTCGCCGAAGAAGGGAAGGATCGTCATCAACTACGCAGGGAACGACGATCTTCACCGAATTCTCGAAAAACTCGGCATAGAGGCCTGA
- a CDS encoding LysM peptidoglycan-binding domain-containing protein, with protein MRSLVLILFLGLIPVWGQSNVDFANLREDVRLLNQRVGELSLRIEQLERENSELRQQADGAARGFATVAQVNEMLADINRSVKAMLAASKAESTELINRRIEQLAQQTDRAIAAVTRSAGTRTSPPPRTVDASTKGISYTVEKGDTLSQIARKTGVRLQDILAANNLSESSTIIPGQVLFVPGGK; from the coding sequence ATGCGATCCCTCGTGCTCATTCTGTTTCTCGGGCTGATCCCGGTGTGGGGGCAATCAAACGTGGACTTTGCCAATCTCCGTGAGGACGTGCGGCTGTTGAACCAGCGGGTCGGGGAGTTGTCCCTGCGGATTGAGCAGCTTGAGCGCGAGAATTCGGAGCTCCGGCAGCAGGCCGATGGTGCTGCGCGAGGGTTTGCCACCGTCGCGCAGGTGAATGAGATGCTGGCGGACATCAACCGATCGGTGAAGGCCATGCTGGCCGCCTCAAAGGCTGAATCCACCGAGCTCATCAACCGGCGAATCGAGCAGCTCGCACAGCAGACCGACAGGGCCATAGCCGCGGTGACGAGGTCAGCCGGTACGCGCACCTCGCCGCCGCCGCGGACTGTCGATGCATCGACCAAGGGCATCAGCTATACCGTGGAAAAAGGGGATACACTTTCACAGATTGCCCGAAAGACGGGCGTGAGGCTTCAGGATATTCTCGCTGCAAACAATCTCTCCGAATCGTCGACAATCATCCCGGGACAGGTTCTGTTTGTTCCCGGCGGAAAATAG
- a CDS encoding methionyl-tRNA formyltransferase, whose translation MPEPLRIVFLGSDPIALPGLDWIETNGRDIARVVGVFTQPDRAAGRGQKAAPNAIKLWASARSLPVLQPDRIGAEALAHLQSLDADLALVMAYGHILKDDFIAAPRLGTLNLHASLLPKYRGASPIQTAIAEGDATTGVSLMRIVRALDAGPVAETASIAIEPLDTALEIESKLASVCGPLLGATLPRLAGGRLEFVEQEHDAATYCRRLVKDDGALDFTRPAREIAARIRGLFPWPGCSIEVGGVLIKVGLADAIPSDSRAMAGTVLGADAAGLRIATGDGMVRLRRLQRPGGRMLPAAEFLRGFPVVEGAIMPSRAMPPLVASRPFPHRSPST comes from the coding sequence GTGCCTGAGCCACTTCGCATCGTTTTCCTCGGGTCCGACCCGATTGCACTGCCGGGGTTGGATTGGATTGAAACCAACGGCCGTGACATCGCCCGGGTGGTCGGCGTTTTCACTCAGCCCGACAGGGCGGCCGGACGTGGTCAGAAAGCCGCGCCGAATGCCATCAAGTTGTGGGCATCGGCGAGGTCGCTCCCCGTCCTGCAGCCGGACAGGATTGGAGCGGAAGCCCTTGCGCACTTGCAGTCGCTCGATGCTGACCTGGCGCTTGTCATGGCCTATGGGCACATTCTCAAGGACGACTTCATTGCAGCTCCGCGGCTGGGGACACTCAATCTGCATGCCTCGCTGCTTCCGAAATACCGCGGAGCGTCCCCGATTCAGACCGCGATCGCTGAGGGCGATGCCACGACGGGTGTCTCGTTGATGCGGATCGTGCGCGCGCTGGATGCCGGTCCCGTGGCGGAGACAGCATCGATTGCCATCGAGCCACTGGACACGGCATTGGAGATCGAATCCAAACTTGCGTCAGTGTGCGGCCCGCTGCTTGGGGCGACGCTGCCACGCCTGGCAGGCGGCCGGTTGGAGTTTGTGGAGCAAGAGCACGATGCCGCGACGTACTGCCGCCGCCTGGTCAAGGATGACGGGGCGCTGGATTTCACCCGCCCGGCGAGGGAGATCGCCGCCCGGATTCGCGGCCTGTTTCCCTGGCCGGGCTGCAGCATCGAAGTTGGCGGAGTTCTGATCAAAGTGGGCCTGGCCGACGCGATCCCATCGGATTCCAGAGCAATGGCCGGCACCGTTCTCGGAGCGGATGCCGCCGGTCTCCGGATTGCGACCGGTGATGGCATGGTGCGGCTCCGCAGGCTGCAGCGCCCCGGCGGGCGGATGCTGCCGGCAGCGGAGTTTCTCAGGGGCTTTCCTGTCGTGGAGGGGGCAATCATGCCCAGCAGGGCCATGCCGCCCCTCGTGGCTTCGCGACCATTTCCCCATCGGTCTCCTTCCACCTGA
- the der gene encoding ribosome biogenesis GTPase Der has protein sequence MSRTVAIVGRPNVGKSRLFNRLARKRISIVHDQPGVTRDVISARITDGDYMLLDTGGLGLKGGETPRQLVAASEQQVDFAIEAADVIVFVLDGVEGVTSLDETIAQRLRKTRKPIVLAVNKADFGEEKIEVGQAHRLGLGEPVFVSAEHGRGEDSLREAILQHLGPNTNADGSHERTAADPLCVCFIGRPNVGKSSLSNRLLQSDRLIVSAVPGTTRDAVEIPFQFKGRDGRLHPFRLIDTAGIRAQTKLSSPVEYFSRLRSLDAIKDTDVVFIVLDAVDGVTQQDKAIAGEAVKEHKPIVVVVNKWDLVHKAFREEQGIQGFQSERDYREKYEHAVFERLFFTPGSPLVFVSAVSGYEVDRMLNSAVRLHRELDRKLPTAKLNEVLGYLAERNPPPAIGGRRFRIYYATQTGNRPFRIRLFCNREEKLTESYRRYLEAGIVDAFELKGCPILFDLVGKEREPRNFAAQVSPKDGRAERRSPRNRQKSLEKLPQNETLED, from the coding sequence ATGTCCCGTACCGTTGCCATTGTCGGCCGACCCAACGTCGGCAAGAGTCGGCTGTTCAATCGCCTTGCCCGCAAGCGCATCTCGATTGTGCATGACCAGCCCGGCGTGACGCGCGATGTCATCAGTGCCAGGATAACCGACGGCGACTACATGCTGCTCGACACGGGAGGACTCGGACTGAAGGGGGGCGAAACGCCGCGTCAGCTTGTGGCCGCCTCGGAGCAGCAGGTGGATTTCGCCATTGAGGCCGCCGACGTCATCGTGTTTGTGCTTGATGGAGTCGAGGGCGTCACGTCCCTGGATGAGACAATCGCGCAACGCCTGAGAAAGACGCGCAAGCCAATCGTGCTCGCCGTCAACAAGGCGGATTTCGGCGAGGAGAAGATCGAGGTCGGCCAGGCGCATCGCCTGGGTCTTGGGGAACCCGTGTTCGTTTCGGCCGAGCATGGCCGGGGTGAGGACAGCCTGCGCGAGGCGATTCTTCAGCACCTTGGCCCGAACACAAATGCCGATGGCTCCCATGAACGCACTGCTGCGGATCCGTTGTGCGTGTGTTTCATCGGTCGTCCCAACGTGGGCAAGTCCTCGCTCAGCAATCGCCTCCTGCAGAGTGACCGGCTGATTGTCAGCGCGGTGCCCGGCACGACCCGGGATGCCGTGGAGATTCCATTTCAATTCAAGGGACGCGACGGCAGGCTGCATCCGTTTCGATTGATCGACACCGCCGGCATTCGCGCGCAGACCAAGCTGTCCTCGCCGGTTGAATACTTTTCCCGACTTCGCTCGCTCGATGCGATCAAGGACACGGATGTCGTGTTCATTGTGCTCGATGCAGTCGATGGTGTGACTCAGCAGGACAAGGCAATCGCGGGTGAGGCGGTCAAGGAGCACAAACCGATCGTGGTCGTGGTCAACAAGTGGGATCTCGTGCACAAGGCCTTCAGGGAGGAACAGGGGATTCAGGGCTTTCAAAGCGAGCGCGACTATCGGGAAAAATATGAACACGCGGTTTTCGAACGCCTGTTCTTTACTCCGGGATCGCCTCTGGTGTTCGTGTCGGCCGTCAGCGGCTACGAGGTCGATCGCATGCTCAATTCGGCGGTTCGCCTTCACCGTGAACTCGATCGCAAGCTGCCGACGGCGAAACTCAACGAAGTGCTCGGTTATCTCGCGGAGAGAAATCCCCCGCCCGCCATCGGTGGACGCCGCTTCCGCATCTACTATGCCACGCAGACCGGCAATCGGCCGTTTCGGATCCGGCTCTTCTGCAACCGCGAGGAAAAACTCACTGAGAGCTACCGGCGTTACCTTGAGGCGGGCATTGTCGATGCGTTTGAACTTAAGGGATGTCCGATTCTCTTCGATTTGGTGGGCAAGGAGCGGGAACCCCGAAACTTTGCGGCACAGGTGTCGCCGAAGGATGGCCGGGCGGAGCGGCGAAGTCCGAGGAACCGCCAGAAGTCACTGGAGAAACTGCCGCAGAATGAAACGCTCGAGGACTAG
- a CDS encoding aminotransferase class I/II-fold pyridoxal phosphate-dependent enzyme, whose amino-acid sequence MSDDSKRWVASHIATLPKSGIRDFFELVAKMKGQDVISLGVGEPDFVTPWHVREAAIFALERGKTYYTSNLGTIELRRAISTYVAEHFTVGYRPEDQILVTVGVSEALDLAFRAFCNPGDKVMFHQPCYVSYHPSITLVHGVGIAVPTFAKDNFALTAEALRAAWRPGAKILMLNLPCNPTGGTCSREQLQKIADFCREKDLLVLSDEIYSELTFEGQHTSIASFPGMAERTIFLHGFSKAFAMTGWRIGYACGPAVLIDAMMKVHQYAMMCASIIAQEGALEALTHGWDNVLRMREQYHRRRDLIVRRFNELGLTCHSPRGSFYAFPNVRSTGMTEKDFAVGLLQQEKVAVVPGTAFGENGSGHVRACFATGYEQIGVACDRIGRFVEGSSRKAS is encoded by the coding sequence ATGAGCGACGATTCCAAACGGTGGGTGGCGAGCCACATCGCGACGCTGCCAAAAAGCGGCATTCGCGACTTCTTTGAACTGGTGGCGAAGATGAAGGGACAGGACGTTATTTCCCTGGGCGTGGGCGAGCCTGATTTTGTCACTCCGTGGCACGTGCGCGAAGCGGCCATTTTTGCGCTCGAACGGGGGAAAACCTACTACACGTCCAATCTTGGCACGATCGAGCTGCGACGTGCGATTTCCACGTATGTCGCCGAACATTTCACCGTGGGCTATCGCCCCGAGGACCAGATACTGGTGACTGTGGGGGTGAGTGAAGCCTTGGATCTTGCGTTCCGGGCGTTCTGCAATCCAGGCGACAAGGTCATGTTTCATCAGCCCTGCTACGTGTCCTACCACCCGAGCATCACGCTGGTGCATGGAGTGGGCATTGCCGTTCCCACGTTTGCGAAGGACAATTTTGCACTCACAGCCGAGGCCCTGCGCGCCGCGTGGCGGCCCGGTGCAAAGATCCTGATGCTCAACCTGCCGTGCAATCCGACAGGCGGCACCTGCAGCCGCGAGCAGCTGCAGAAGATCGCCGACTTCTGCCGGGAGAAGGATCTCCTCGTTTTGAGTGATGAGATTTACTCGGAACTCACCTTCGAGGGACAGCACACAAGCATCGCCAGCTTTCCCGGCATGGCTGAACGGACCATATTTCTGCATGGCTTCTCGAAGGCGTTTGCGATGACAGGCTGGCGCATCGGTTACGCCTGCGGACCAGCGGTCCTCATTGATGCCATGATGAAAGTGCATCAATACGCCATGATGTGTGCGTCGATCATCGCACAGGAAGGCGCGCTCGAGGCCCTCACGCACGGCTGGGACAATGTGCTTCGCATGCGCGAGCAGTATCACCGCCGCAGGGATCTGATCGTCCGTCGCTTCAACGAACTGGGCCTGACCTGCCATTCCCCCAGAGGGTCCTTCTATGCGTTCCCGAATGTTCGCTCAACCGGAATGACCGAAAAGGACTTCGCCGTCGGATTGCTCCAGCAGGAGAAGGTCGCAGTGGTGCCTGGAACGGCATTTGGGGAGAATGGTTCGGGCCATGTTCGCGCCTGTTTTGCCACCGGTTACGAGCAGATTGGCGTGGCCTGCGACCGGATCGGTCGCTTCGTGGAGGGCTCCAGCCGCAAGGCGAGCTAG
- a CDS encoding Lrp/AsnC family transcriptional regulator — protein sequence MNPVLKLLTEGGSLTTAQMAQILGLSAEEVDRQLEQLRKERIFLGWRPVLDLSNEAAEAAAVRAVIEVKITPERGGGFNRLAERISRFDEVESAYLMSGGYDLLVFVRGGSLQKVAAFVSEKLSTIEGVLSTSTHFMLRCYKEQGFLLDAGEAQASRLTVTP from the coding sequence ATGAATCCGGTTCTCAAGCTCTTGACGGAAGGCGGCAGTCTCACGACCGCGCAGATGGCGCAGATCCTGGGGCTCTCGGCGGAGGAGGTTGATCGGCAATTGGAACAGTTGAGGAAGGAAAGGATCTTCCTTGGCTGGCGTCCGGTGCTCGATCTTTCCAATGAAGCCGCCGAAGCCGCAGCCGTGCGGGCGGTCATCGAGGTGAAGATCACCCCGGAGCGCGGGGGCGGCTTCAACCGGCTCGCAGAACGCATCAGCCGCTTCGACGAGGTCGAGTCGGCCTACCTGATGTCCGGGGGATACGACCTGCTCGTGTTTGTCCGGGGCGGTTCACTGCAGAAGGTTGCAGCGTTTGTGTCCGAGAAACTCTCGACCATCGAGGGCGTGCTGTCGACATCCACCCATTTCATGCTGCGCTGCTACAAGGAGCAGGGATTCCTGCTCGATGCGGGCGAGGCGCAGGCATCGCGCCTGACGGTGACTCCCTGA
- the argA gene encoding amino-acid N-acetyltransferase: MSSGSAPATPSTTAASVSPATAAVIKPTDLRGILKYVPRFQGQIFVLALDGSIVADDNFGNLLVDVAVLRSLGIQVVLVHGIGKQLRDLAELRGVAISNNDGTGVTDAATLDLAIRASARVSHIILEGLTQNSLKAAITNAVRALPIGIIRGLDHQFSGKVERVDRDFISHLLKEDIVPIMPPIGYGPDGKSMRINSDLLAAEIAEALQATKIIYLAPVTGLEIDNEIRREIAIEALRDILKTKPERIDDLVRSKATHAVKAIETGTPRVHIVDGRVFDALLNEIFSSEGVGSLIYGNDYQQIRRATRRDVRALYSLVRGGVKREELLHRTQQAIERNIDHFFVFEVDENIVACVTLISYADNPKLAEVGSLYVLPFYHNRGIGKKMVEFACMRAKEKGAESVVALSTQSFSFFTGVLGFEESDKSILPEARLKLYDDSGRFPRVLVRKL; encoded by the coding sequence ATGAGCTCTGGTTCCGCACCGGCCACTCCCTCAACAACCGCCGCCTCCGTTTCGCCCGCAACCGCGGCGGTGATCAAGCCGACCGACCTGAGGGGAATACTGAAGTATGTTCCCCGCTTTCAAGGGCAGATCTTCGTCCTCGCCTTGGATGGCTCGATTGTTGCCGACGACAATTTCGGCAATCTGCTGGTGGATGTCGCCGTGCTTCGTTCGCTCGGCATCCAGGTGGTGCTGGTTCATGGAATCGGCAAGCAGTTGCGCGACCTGGCCGAGCTCCGCGGCGTCGCCATTTCCAACAACGATGGCACGGGTGTGACGGATGCAGCCACGCTCGACCTGGCGATCCGCGCGTCCGCCCGGGTCTCGCACATCATCCTGGAGGGCCTGACGCAGAACTCGTTGAAGGCCGCCATCACGAACGCCGTCCGGGCGCTCCCCATCGGAATCATTCGCGGCCTGGACCATCAGTTCTCAGGCAAGGTGGAGCGCGTGGACCGGGACTTCATCTCTCATCTGCTCAAGGAGGACATCGTTCCCATCATGCCGCCCATCGGCTACGGGCCGGATGGAAAATCGATGCGAATAAACTCCGATCTTCTCGCCGCAGAGATTGCCGAGGCACTTCAGGCCACAAAGATCATCTACCTAGCGCCCGTGACCGGACTTGAGATAGACAATGAGATCCGGCGTGAAATCGCGATCGAGGCGCTGCGCGACATTCTAAAGACCAAGCCGGAGCGGATCGATGACCTCGTTCGAAGCAAGGCGACGCACGCGGTCAAGGCCATCGAGACGGGAACCCCCCGCGTTCACATCGTGGACGGGCGCGTCTTTGATGCACTGCTCAATGAGATCTTCTCGAGCGAGGGTGTTGGCTCGTTGATCTACGGCAACGACTACCAGCAGATCCGGCGAGCCACGCGACGCGACGTGCGGGCGTTGTATTCCCTGGTTCGCGGGGGCGTGAAGCGGGAGGAGCTTCTCCACCGCACGCAGCAGGCCATCGAGAGAAACATCGACCACTTCTTTGTCTTCGAGGTGGACGAAAACATCGTGGCCTGCGTCACGCTCATCTCCTATGCCGACAACCCGAAGCTCGCTGAGGTCGGATCGCTCTACGTCCTGCCTTTCTATCACAATCGAGGCATCGGCAAGAAGATGGTCGAATTTGCCTGCATGCGTGCAAAGGAAAAGGGAGCGGAGAGCGTCGTCGCGCTTTCAACCCAAAGCTTCAGCTTCTTCACCGGTGTGCTGGGCTTCGAGGAATCGGACAAGAGCATCCTTCCCGAGGCGCGTCTCAAGCTGTACGACGACAGCGGACGTTTCCCCCGCGTGCTGGTCAGGAAACTCTGA
- a CDS encoding RidA family protein encodes MSIEAKLAGMGLTLPNPPAAAGSYVPTVQTGNLLFCAGTICSFNGEMTHTGQVGREQTVQSGYESAKICALATLTNVKVALGSLDRVARIVYVGGYVNAISGFADSSAVINGASDLFVALFGDAGRHSRAAVAVAGLPKNATTEIQVIVEAKA; translated from the coding sequence ATGAGTATTGAAGCCAAACTGGCCGGAATGGGCCTCACGCTGCCAAATCCCCCCGCTGCTGCGGGAAGCTATGTTCCCACAGTGCAAACGGGAAATCTGCTCTTTTGCGCAGGGACGATTTGTTCGTTCAACGGAGAGATGACGCACACCGGACAGGTTGGGCGGGAGCAGACGGTGCAGTCCGGCTACGAGTCGGCAAAGATCTGCGCCCTGGCCACGCTGACCAATGTGAAGGTGGCACTGGGGTCCCTCGACAGGGTTGCCCGCATCGTCTACGTCGGCGGCTACGTCAATGCGATCAGCGGATTCGCGGATAGTTCCGCCGTCATCAATGGCGCCAGCGATCTATTTGTCGCGCTGTTCGGCGACGCGGGAAGACACTCACGCGCCGCCGTGGCGGTTGCCGGGCTGCCAAAGAACGCAACTACGGAGATCCAGGTCATAGTTGAAGCGAAGGCGTAG
- a CDS encoding amidase: protein MSFTEWIQLARSGPDSAAREVRRRLESLSIEQQRAIVSWMPSIETLAGSIEVGLRSGGGLSGIPYLLKDLFPVRGVPLRAGSSFLHEVHPAAGGDCSLVKGLSREGAAIAGTTHLHEFAYGLTGENPHYGDVDHPRVPGRTAGGSSSGSAAAVAAGIVPLAIGTDTGGSIRVPAAFCGIYGMRLTPRHPWIDDAFPLSRSFDTAGWFTATPEDMLTTISSLVGIARSHRALNGVYLGFDGWIEADRDVAQSLDAAASAHAARADRATRDELLAGFHGSSQAYAVLQSVDAFEVHREWLDSWKQRYGPDVWHRIDRGRHWRQDEIEAARIKLTALRLMWSSFFLTFDYLVMPATPFPALRKVDCTLEHRKRLLELTTPASLGGLPVLTIPVPLASGLSSGLQIVVSSALSPVISSILSLGS from the coding sequence ATGTCGTTCACCGAATGGATTCAGCTTGCGCGATCCGGTCCCGATTCAGCCGCCAGGGAGGTCCGCCGCCGCCTCGAGTCGCTTTCCATCGAACAACAACGCGCGATCGTTTCGTGGATGCCCTCGATCGAGACTCTGGCCGGATCGATCGAGGTCGGACTGCGTTCCGGAGGTGGTCTCTCCGGGATCCCCTACCTGCTGAAGGATCTGTTCCCGGTGCGCGGTGTGCCGTTGCGGGCGGGCTCATCCTTTCTTCACGAAGTGCACCCCGCCGCCGGGGGCGATTGTTCGCTTGTCAAGGGGCTCTCGCGCGAGGGTGCCGCAATCGCCGGCACAACCCACCTTCACGAGTTTGCCTACGGATTGACCGGTGAAAACCCGCACTACGGCGATGTGGATCATCCACGGGTTCCCGGGCGCACCGCCGGTGGATCCAGCAGCGGTTCGGCCGCCGCGGTCGCAGCCGGAATCGTTCCGCTTGCCATTGGCACCGATACCGGCGGCTCGATCCGCGTGCCCGCTGCATTCTGCGGCATCTACGGCATGCGCCTCACGCCACGACATCCATGGATCGACGACGCGTTTCCGCTTTCACGCAGCTTCGACACCGCCGGCTGGTTCACCGCGACACCGGAGGACATGCTGACGACAATCTCGTCGCTTGTCGGAATCGCGAGGAGCCACCGCGCATTGAATGGGGTCTATCTCGGATTCGACGGATGGATCGAGGCGGACCGCGACGTTGCGCAGTCACTTGACGCAGCGGCGTCGGCTCATGCGGCAAGGGCGGACCGCGCGACTCGGGATGAACTGCTCGCCGGCTTTCACGGATCCTCCCAAGCCTATGCCGTCCTGCAAAGTGTGGATGCCTTTGAGGTTCATCGCGAATGGCTCGATTCCTGGAAGCAACGATACGGCCCGGATGTGTGGCATCGCATCGACCGCGGCCGTCACTGGCGACAGGATGAAATTGAGGCGGCGCGGATCAAGCTGACGGCATTGCGGCTCATGTGGAGCAGTTTCTTCCTGACCTTTGACTATCTTGTCATGCCGGCGACTCCATTTCCGGCACTTCGCAAGGTCGATTGTACGCTGGAGCACCGAAAACGTCTGCTCGAGCTCACCACGCCGGCAAGTCTTGGCGGCCTGCCGGTGCTGACCATACCTGTCCCCCTTGCATCCGGACTTTCAAGCGGCCTCCAAATCGTGGTCAGCTCTGCTTTAAGTCCCGTGATATCAAGCATCCTTTCACTGGGAAGCTGA